The following proteins come from a genomic window of Triticum aestivum cultivar Chinese Spring chromosome 6A, IWGSC CS RefSeq v2.1, whole genome shotgun sequence:
- the LOC123129345 gene encoding uncharacterized protein: MTTKEFSLQLLKEITDNFSEKHIIGHGGYGVVYKGVLADGEEIALKRLYPVPGLDDTQFTNEFNNLMKAQHPNVTRLIGYCYNVKNERVKLNDKYVFAHSDEKVLCFEYLKGGSLDKHISDESCGLNWHTRFKIIKGICEGLNYLHNGSKDPIYHLDLKPENIMLDENMVPKIGDFGLSRLFPSARTYVTIKVIGTIGYMPPEFIERREITSKFDIFSLGVTITRIVAGYDGYSKCARMSLEEFIKHVHENWEKRLQDTMSSYTPEQVTTCIKIALSCVENTREKRPNIAEIVDKLNMVDTTESLSTSQIAKKRSWNSGDQFLKHLPERLSFFPVGARDVLSAPAGPFSRLSPLGAGATLAESTKMLGCHVYSKYFGSRKARERWWRSLLVLWIIGSTLASFHLFHYINSNAVEKRRDSLASMCDERARMLQDQFNVSMNHLHALAILVNTFHHSGNPSSINQVRLAQLLLALLSVPPSTATAESIYVCFRWLQVTFATYMERTAFERPLTSGVAYAVRVTHAERDQFERQQGWSIKKMYSPNSQGEGDAAGAMIREPDEEYAPVIFAQDAYKNVISFDMLSGADDRENIIRARESGRGALTAPFQLLNGRIGVILTYSVYTSEAVVNARPQELIQAAIGYLGAIIDMEALVDKLLHQLAGKQSIMVNVYDTTYEYPIRMYGSNDKGSGMYHNSSLNFGDPSRRHVMHCRWRWKDGSKLDV; this comes from the exons ATGACGACAAAGGAGTTTTCACTCCAGTTACTAAAAGAAATTACGGATAATTTTTCTGAGAAGCACATCATTGGTCATGGTGGCTATGGAGTAGTTTACAAG GGAGTGCTGGCTGATGGGGAAGAGATTGCTCTCAAAAGGCTTTATCCCGTGCCTGGGCTTGATGACACGCAATTTACGAACGAGTTTAATAATCTTATGAAGGCCCAACATCCAAATGTTACCCGGCTGATTGGCTACTGTTATAATGTAAAAAATGAACGCGTTAAGCTCAATGATAAGTATGTTTTTGCCCATTCGGATGAAAAAGTTCTATGCTTCGAATACTTGAAGGGTGGAAGCCTTGACAAGCACATTTCAG ATGAATCGTGCGGACTCAATTGGCACACCCGCTTCAAAATTATTAAGGGCATTTGTGAGGGCTTAAATTATCTTCACAATGGATCCAAAGATCCTATTTACCATCTTGACTTGAAACCCGAGAATATAATGTTGGACGAGAATATGGTCCCCAAAATTGGAGATTTTGGTTTGTCGAGACTCTTCCCTTCAGCGCGAACCTATGTCACAATCAAAGTCATAGGAACAAT TGGATACATGCCACCAGAATTCATCGAGAGACGCGAAATTACATCAAAGTTTGATATATTCAGTTTGGGTGTTACAATCACGAGGATAGTGGCTGGATATGACGGCTACTCCAAATGTGCACGCATGTCTCTAGAAGAATTTATTAAGCAT GTGCATGAAAACTGGGAAAAACGGTTACAAGACACAATGTCGTCGTACACACCAGAGCAAGTTACAACATGCATCAAAATAGCATTAAGCTGCGTGGAAAACACGCGTGAGAAAAGGCCTAATATTGCCGAAATTGTTGATAAACTGAACATGGTTGATACAACAGAAAGTTTATCTACAAGCCAG ATCGCCAAGAAACGAAGCTGGAACTCAG GTGATCAGTTTTTGAAACACCTACCAGagcggctcagcttcttccccgtTGGCGCGCGGGACGTTTTGTCGGCGCCGGCTGGCCCTTTCTCCCGCTTGTCCCCGCTCGGAGCCGGTGCCACGCTGGCGGAGTCGACGAAGATGCTGGGATGCCACGTGTACAGCAAATACTTCGGCTCGCGCAAGGCGCGGGAGCGGTGGTGGCGATCGCTGCTGGTGCTCTGGATCATCGGCTCCACGCTCGCCTCCTTCCACCTCTTCCACTACATCAACTCCAACGCCGTCGAGAAGCGCCGGGACTCGCTCGCCAGCATGTGCGACGAGCGCGCCCGCATGCTCCAGGATCAGTTCAACGTCAGCATGAACCACCTCCATGCCCTCGCCATCCTCGTCAACACCTTCCACCACTCCGGGAATCCTTCCTCCATCAACCAGGTACGGCTGGCTCAACTTCTTCTCGCTCTGCTCTCCGTTCCACCTTCAACGGCGACGGCGGAGTCGATTTATGTTTGTTTTCGTTGGCTGCAGGTGACATTCGCGACGTACATGGAGAGGACGGCGTTCGAGCGGCCGCTGACAAGCGGGGTCGCTTACGCGGTGCGGGTCACGCACGCCGAGCGGGACCAGTTCGAGCGGCAGCAGGGGTGGAGCATCAAGAAGATGTACTCCCCGAATTCGCAGGGGGAGGGGGACGCCGCCGGGGCGATGATCCGCGAGCCGGACGAGGAGTACGCCCCTGTCATCTTCGCGCAGGACGCCTACAAGAACGTCATCTCATTTGACATGCTCTCCGGCGCT GATGATCGCGAAAACATCATACGAGCTAGAGAATCTGGGAGGGGTGCTCTGACTGCTCCTTTCCAGCTACTGAATGGCCGCATCGGTGTGATCTTGACATACTCTGTGTACACGTCCGAGGCCGTTGTAAATGCGAGGCCGCAGGAGCTCATCCAAGCTGCCATAGG CTATCTAGGTGCCATAATTGATATGGAAGCACTTGTTGATAAGTTGCTTCATCAGCTTGCGGGGAAGCAATCCATCATGGTAAACGTGTATGATACTACTTATGAGTACCCAATCCGTATGTACGGTTCGAATGATAAAGGCAGTGGGATGTACCATAACAGCTCGCTCAACTTTGGCGATCCGTCTAGAAGGCATGTGATGCATTGCAG GTGGCGATGGAAAGATGGATCAAAGTTGGATGTATAA